The following coding sequences lie in one Ferviditalea candida genomic window:
- the ylxM gene encoding YlxM family DNA-binding protein, protein MEDKLLEKTNRINLLYDFYRQMLTEKQQLFLEYYYLDDYSLGEIAAEFSISRQAVYEHIKRAAKLLEDYEDKLQLLAKHDQRMLQLKEMEFALARLPEAYKPELQSAIDKLRDLN, encoded by the coding sequence ATGGAAGATAAGCTTCTGGAAAAAACGAACCGGATTAATCTTTTGTACGATTTTTACCGGCAAATGTTGACTGAGAAGCAGCAGTTGTTTCTGGAATATTATTATCTCGATGATTATTCGCTCGGCGAAATCGCCGCGGAATTCAGCATCAGCCGGCAGGCGGTGTATGAGCATATCAAACGCGCGGCGAAATTGCTTGAAGACTATGAGGATAAATTGCAACTGTTGGCCAAGCATGACCAGAGAATGCTGCAGTTGAAGGAAATGGAATTTGCGTTGGCAAGGCTGCCTGAAGCATACAAGCCGGAGCTTCAATCGGCGATTGATAAGCTTCGCGATTTAAACTAA
- the ftsY gene encoding signal recognition particle-docking protein FtsY: MNFFKKLKEGLTAKTDAVTQKFKDGLSKTRNAFVERVEELILRRKKIDEAFYEELEEILIGADVGVSTVMDLIDELRDEVKKRKIEDAAQLQPVLAEKLNGLLQGEEDSSLKMADKGLTVYLFVGVNGVGKTTSIGKLAHRFKQQGKKVLLAAGDTFRAGAIEQLEVWGQRVGVDVIKQQAGSDPAAVIFDAIQAALTREVDILLCDTAGRLQNKTNLMEELNKIFRVIRREISDAPHEVLLVVDATTGQNALNQAKMFGEKTGVTGLILTKLDGTAKGGIAIAIRQELKLPVKFVGLGEKMDDLEEFDSERFVQALFADWAEAEPADSEHSDH; the protein is encoded by the coding sequence ATGAATTTTTTCAAGAAATTGAAGGAAGGCTTGACTGCAAAAACCGACGCGGTTACGCAAAAGTTCAAGGATGGGCTAAGCAAAACGAGGAACGCCTTTGTCGAACGGGTCGAGGAATTGATTCTCCGCCGCAAGAAAATCGATGAAGCGTTTTATGAGGAATTGGAAGAGATTTTGATCGGCGCCGATGTCGGCGTTTCTACCGTCATGGATTTGATCGACGAATTGAGAGACGAGGTGAAGAAGCGCAAAATTGAAGATGCGGCCCAACTCCAGCCGGTTCTGGCGGAAAAGCTGAACGGATTGCTGCAGGGCGAGGAAGACAGCAGCCTCAAAATGGCGGACAAAGGGCTAACGGTCTATTTGTTTGTCGGCGTCAATGGCGTCGGCAAAACAACCTCCATCGGGAAATTGGCCCATCGCTTCAAGCAGCAGGGCAAGAAGGTGCTGCTGGCTGCCGGGGACACGTTTCGCGCTGGGGCAATCGAACAGCTGGAGGTCTGGGGACAGCGTGTCGGTGTGGATGTGATCAAGCAGCAGGCCGGCTCCGATCCCGCGGCTGTGATCTTTGACGCCATTCAGGCAGCTTTAACGCGTGAAGTGGACATTCTGCTGTGCGATACGGCGGGACGACTGCAGAATAAGACGAACCTGATGGAGGAATTAAATAAAATTTTCCGCGTTATCCGCAGGGAAATTTCCGATGCTCCCCACGAGGTGCTGCTGGTCGTCGATGCCACAACGGGTCAGAACGCGTTGAATCAGGCCAAAATGTTTGGGGAAAAAACGGGTGTGACCGGCTTGATTTTGACCAAGCTGGACGGCACCGCCAAGGGCGGCATCGCGATCGCGATCCGTCAGGAATTGAAATTGCCGGTTAAATTCGTAGGCTTGGGCGAAAAGATGGATGATCTCGAGGAGTTTGATTCCGAACGGTTTGTCCAGGCATTATTCGCCGATTGGGCGGAGGCCGAGCCCGCGGACAGCGAGCATTCCGATCACTGA
- the smc gene encoding chromosome segregation protein SMC encodes MFLKRIELTGFKSFADKTELEFVTGITAVVGPNGSGKSNISDGIRWVLGEQSAKSLRGGKMEDVIFAGSVTRKPVNYGEVSLSLDNSDKALPLDFSEVTVTRRIHRSGESEYFINKQSCRLKDITELFMDTGIGREAYSIIGQGRIEEILSSRSEERRGIFEEASGIVKYKSRKKEAQKKLDETEQNLVRIHDLVSELEDQIEPLRKQSENAVLYKQLKEQLKANEISMYVLQIEQLHRSWQEAGEKLELLKQQQLKLSTVVSSHDAQLEKHRLETRRLEEELEHLQAVFLQLSEEFEKCEGFGEVLKERRRNLERNREQYAQTLELQRKRIAERTSERDDLVEKLGSISRKLEDLMVSLEEEQRRLEGVHGGTSVAREEELKGELLEILNKMAQARNEIRYYEQQSESAERRIGRLQEERSKWTEQLRQMEERKEHYGKHLHRIAEEIEGIRSRYAETGQQLKQKQALLDEVLLTARKWEQKLDALVSRRDTMLELQNEYDGFQQGVREVLKAGKPSGGLKGVHGAVAELVKVPEQYETAVETALGAALQHIVMENEASAREAIQYLKRRQSGRATLLPLNVIKGRSIPDNDRRTAERVEGFVGIAVDLVDFEDRYNDIFRNLLGNVIISENLEQANRIAASCQYRFRVVTLEGDVVNAGGSMTGGSQQKRNANLLGRKRQIEQLDEEIGQAKEQLGKLKENVKSVRQELEQLQSSLEQLRQLGEQKRLEEQRNLAEQKQLLNEYQNAQDQLELLGQESDGNSQEKREYEVRKAELTAGLAAFQEQEAAVQQAVRDAESERKRNESVKEELQTALTRLKVEAAAVSQEKQSAEDQLRRMNEDLRELQEEEKSVCQLSLQADRELAANREETVQQTENLNSYQLQKRECAETIDRKKTERAEWIRKLEEEADETKEQRIELRKIEEQMHQTEVRVNRLDVELDNLLKKLSEDYEISFEMARERYPVPEDVIGTQAIVRDLKRQIAQLGDVNLGAIDEYQRVNERYSFLNEQKLDLIEAKTTLYQVIREMDEEMSRRFRETFEAIRSHFVVVFAKLFGGGRADLILTDPELLLETGVEIVAQPPGKKLQNLSLLSGGERALTAIALLFAILLVKPVPFCVLDEVEAALDDANVTRFAQYLREFSSETQFIVVTHRKGTMEEADVLYGVTMEEDGVSKLVSVRLEDQEAASA; translated from the coding sequence ATGTTTCTGAAGCGAATCGAATTAACGGGATTCAAATCGTTTGCCGATAAGACCGAGTTGGAATTTGTTACGGGCATTACTGCCGTTGTCGGACCGAACGGAAGCGGCAAAAGCAACATCTCCGACGGAATCCGCTGGGTGCTCGGCGAGCAGAGCGCCAAATCGCTTCGCGGGGGCAAGATGGAGGACGTCATTTTTGCCGGCAGCGTTACGCGCAAGCCGGTCAATTACGGCGAAGTTTCTTTGTCGCTGGATAATTCGGACAAGGCTCTGCCGTTGGACTTCAGCGAAGTGACGGTCACCCGCCGGATTCACCGCAGCGGGGAGAGCGAGTACTTTATCAACAAGCAGTCCTGCAGGTTGAAAGATATCACGGAATTGTTCATGGATACGGGAATCGGCAGAGAGGCTTATTCGATTATCGGGCAGGGCCGGATTGAAGAAATTTTGAGCTCGCGCTCGGAGGAGCGCAGGGGGATCTTTGAGGAAGCTTCCGGTATCGTCAAATATAAATCGAGAAAGAAGGAAGCGCAGAAAAAACTGGATGAAACGGAGCAGAATCTGGTTCGCATTCACGACCTTGTGTCCGAATTGGAAGACCAGATTGAACCGCTTCGCAAGCAATCCGAGAATGCGGTGCTGTACAAGCAGCTGAAGGAGCAGCTGAAGGCCAATGAAATCTCGATGTACGTGCTGCAGATCGAGCAGCTTCACCGTTCCTGGCAGGAGGCCGGCGAAAAGCTGGAGCTGCTGAAGCAGCAGCAGCTGAAGCTTTCCACTGTGGTCAGCAGTCATGATGCGCAGTTGGAAAAGCACAGGCTGGAAACGCGGCGTCTGGAGGAGGAGCTTGAACATCTGCAGGCCGTGTTTCTGCAGTTGAGCGAGGAATTTGAAAAATGCGAAGGCTTCGGCGAAGTCCTCAAGGAAAGAAGGCGCAATCTGGAAAGGAACCGGGAGCAGTATGCGCAAACCTTGGAGCTTCAGCGCAAGCGGATTGCGGAAAGGACGTCCGAGCGGGACGATTTGGTCGAGAAGCTCGGGTCGATTTCCCGCAAGCTGGAGGATTTAATGGTCAGCCTGGAGGAAGAGCAAAGGCGTCTCGAAGGCGTTCACGGCGGAACCAGTGTTGCGCGCGAGGAAGAGCTGAAGGGTGAATTGCTTGAAATTTTGAATAAAATGGCGCAGGCGCGCAACGAAATCCGCTATTATGAGCAGCAGTCGGAATCCGCCGAGCGGAGAATCGGAAGACTGCAGGAAGAACGAAGCAAATGGACGGAACAGCTGCGCCAAATGGAAGAGCGCAAGGAGCATTACGGAAAGCATCTGCACCGGATTGCCGAAGAAATTGAGGGCATCCGCAGCCGGTATGCGGAAACCGGCCAGCAGCTGAAGCAAAAGCAGGCGCTGCTGGATGAGGTTCTGCTGACCGCGCGCAAATGGGAGCAAAAGCTGGACGCGCTGGTCTCCCGACGGGATACGATGCTGGAGCTGCAGAACGAATATGACGGATTTCAGCAGGGCGTCCGCGAGGTGTTGAAGGCTGGCAAGCCGTCGGGCGGCCTGAAAGGGGTTCATGGGGCGGTGGCCGAGCTGGTCAAGGTTCCGGAGCAGTATGAAACCGCAGTCGAAACAGCGCTGGGCGCCGCCCTGCAGCATATCGTCATGGAGAACGAGGCTTCCGCCCGCGAAGCCATTCAATATTTGAAACGGCGACAAAGCGGACGCGCGACGCTGCTACCGCTGAACGTCATCAAGGGAAGATCGATCCCCGATAACGATCGGAGAACGGCGGAAAGAGTCGAAGGCTTCGTCGGAATCGCCGTCGATCTGGTCGATTTTGAGGATCGTTATAACGATATTTTCCGGAATCTGCTGGGCAATGTGATCATCTCCGAGAATCTGGAGCAGGCGAACCGGATTGCCGCGTCCTGCCAATACCGTTTCCGCGTCGTGACCCTGGAAGGGGATGTGGTGAATGCAGGCGGTTCCATGACGGGAGGAAGCCAGCAGAAGCGAAATGCCAATCTTCTCGGAAGGAAGCGGCAGATCGAGCAGCTGGACGAGGAAATCGGTCAAGCGAAAGAACAATTGGGCAAACTGAAGGAAAATGTCAAAAGCGTTCGGCAGGAGCTGGAGCAGCTGCAGAGCAGCCTTGAGCAGCTGCGGCAACTCGGGGAACAAAAAAGGCTGGAGGAGCAGCGCAATCTGGCCGAGCAGAAGCAGCTTTTGAACGAATATCAGAATGCGCAGGACCAGCTTGAGCTGCTCGGACAGGAGTCCGACGGCAATTCCCAAGAAAAGCGGGAATATGAAGTCAGGAAAGCGGAATTGACCGCAGGTCTTGCCGCTTTTCAAGAGCAGGAGGCGGCCGTTCAGCAGGCCGTCCGGGATGCCGAGAGCGAGCGAAAACGCAATGAGTCGGTCAAGGAAGAGCTGCAGACCGCGCTGACCCGGCTTAAGGTGGAGGCGGCCGCGGTTTCCCAGGAGAAGCAGTCCGCAGAAGATCAGCTTCGGCGGATGAATGAGGATTTGCGCGAGCTGCAGGAGGAGGAAAAGTCCGTATGCCAGCTTTCTCTGCAGGCGGATCGGGAGCTTGCGGCCAACAGGGAAGAGACGGTTCAGCAGACGGAGAATTTAAACAGCTATCAGCTGCAAAAACGGGAATGCGCGGAAACGATCGACCGGAAAAAGACCGAACGCGCCGAATGGATCCGCAAGCTGGAAGAGGAAGCGGACGAGACGAAGGAACAGCGCATCGAGCTGAGAAAAATCGAAGAGCAAATGCATCAGACGGAAGTTCGGGTCAACCGCCTCGATGTCGAATTGGACAACCTGTTGAAGAAGCTGTCCGAGGACTATGAAATCAGCTTTGAAATGGCCAGGGAACGGTACCCGGTGCCTGAGGATGTAATCGGGACGCAGGCGATCGTCCGGGATTTGAAGCGGCAGATCGCCCAGCTTGGAGATGTCAACCTCGGAGCCATCGACGAGTACCAGCGGGTTAACGAAAGATACAGCTTTCTGAACGAGCAGAAGCTCGACCTGATCGAAGCGAAGACGACCTTGTATCAAGTAATCCGGGAGATGGACGAGGAAATGTCTAGGCGATTCCGCGAGACCTTCGAGGCGATCCGATCCCATTTTGTCGTGGTGTTTGCCAAATTGTTCGGCGGCGGCAGAGCGGATCTGATCTTGACCGATCCGGAGCTTCTGCTGGAAACGGGTGTGGAGATTGTGGCTCAGCCCCCGGGCAAAAAGCTGCAGAATCTTTCCTTGCTGTCCGGAGGCGAGCGGGCGCTGACCGCGATCGCTCTGCTGTTTGCGATTCTGCTCGTCAAGCCTGTGCCTTTCTGCGTGCTCGATGAAGTCGAAGCGGCGCTGGACGACGCCAATGTCACGCGCTTTGCCCAGTATTTGCGGGAATTTTCCAGCGAGACGCAGTTTATCGTGGTGACCCACCGCAAAGGAACGATGGAGGAAGCGGATGTATTGTACGGTGTGACCATGGAGGAAGACGGCGTATCCAAGCTGGTTTCCGTGCGCCTGGAGGATCAGGAAGCCGCTTCCGCATGA